The Caballeronia sp. TF1N1 genome contains the following window.
GGCTTTTCGTGCGCTACGGCGCCGTGATCTACCCGATGCTCATGACGCCGGGCACGACGGACGCTGCACGCCTGCTACTGGAATTCATGGAGATCGTCGGCTTCCAGAAGATGGTCATCCAGGCCGCACCCGGCACGCTGGCACTCACGCCTTCGCGTGAATCGCTGTCGAGTTCAAAGATGACGGAAAACGGCATCACCGATCTGGTGGTGAGTCTCGTGGCCCGCATCGAGCAGGACATCATCGACAAGATTCCGGGCGCCGTGGCTCGCGCCATCGAGAAGCTCCAGTCGGGTATCTCGCGGTATCACACGCTCGAAGATCGGGCTTCGCTTACGGGCTTCATCGAACCGCATGCGGTCAATCGCTATCTGACCAACCGTATCGGTGCGGCGAAGTTCGCCAAGTACCAACGGGCGCTGAGCGAAGCAGAGCAGGCAGGTTTCAAACGTCACAACGTCTTCAACAACAAGGCGGCGACGACGGCCTATCACAAGCTGCGCACGCGTATTCGCGGCACGAGCTGGCAGAGCGTTTTGCAACTGAAGATGGCCTTTGCCCGTCACTTCATCCTGCGGCCTCTGTCACGCGTGTTCCTGGCCAACCAGGCGCTGCTAAACCCGCAGCAGATGTACCACGCCAAGCGGTTCTTCTGGGCCGGTGCTGTCACCAAGTGGCAGCCGCTCATGAACACCGTGGAAGTCGAGGAGTTCGACCGGATCAAGACGCTCATCGACCGGCCGACCGTGTTCGTCACGAGTCGCACCCGCAAGCTGCAAAAGAGCATCGAGTGCTACCCGGAGATGTCCATGGTCGAGCGCCCGAACACGTGGGTCTACAAGATCGAGCCGCGTGACAAGAAGAAAGACGCCATCGTCAAGGCATTCACCGATGCCGGAATGACGGTTGTCGATCTCACGCTCAACCACGACTGGGACGACGGTGCAGCAGAAGTGCAGGAAGAGAACGAGCGGCGCAATGCCAATCGTGTGAAGCCTGTACTCGCCGCTGCCCCCACGGTCACCTCGAAGCCCGGTAATGCGCTGATGTCGCTCACGAACGTCTATGACGACGAGGGCAATCGCAAGATGGACATCTACCGCATCAAGCAGATGAAGGCCAACCTGAAGACGACGGACACGCCGCTGTTCTATATCGAGGCGGACTATGTCTCCTCCTCTGGCTCACTGGGTTCGTTTGGCAACTATACGGACCTGAGCCAGGAAGAGAAGGACCACGGCGTCGTCGTGCGCAATGGCGTCGAGAAGAACATGGCCATCAAGCGGGGCGCAGTCATCGTGGACAAGTACCTCGGCCGCAAGCTCTTCGATGCGGTGCAGACGCCGGCGCTGGCCACGTATCTGACAAAGCATCGTCTGGGTGGGGTGGAGGAGCAATTCAACGTTCAGCCCAAGCACATCGAGCTGCTCCAGTACCTGGGCATCAAGCTGCCCGGTTACGACAAGCTGCACGTCGATGCGGAGCTGGAGCGGCTGTACCTGCGCTTCATGAACGTGAAGGTGAGCACCTTCGGCCACTACCTGAGCCTCTCCGTCGATGACCTGGCGCCGCTGTTCAAGCTGGCTGATTTGAAGCTCGAAGAGCCGGCATTCGTCAAGACTGTCCAGAAGCTGCGCCGAGACGAAATGATCGGCCGGATGTTGTTCGCCTTCAGCGATCCGCTGGACATGATCAAGAAGTATCCCGACCGCAAGGCCGCAATCAAATCGCTCGTCATGAGCGCCATGAAAGGAACCCAAGATGAACAATAACCTCGTCACCATCGTGGCGCTGTCGGTCGATACGCGCCAGGCTGTGCTGTATTTTCAGGACGGCAGCACGCTCAACATGAACCAGGGTGATGCACGCCTGCCCGGCATCGTGAAGGACTCGAAAGAGTTGCTCGCAAAAGGCCTGCCGGCAGTGGTGGACATCACGCCGGTGCATATCGTGCGCAGCGAGTTCGGCGCAGCGGAGAAGGGCACCGGTGGTGTCATCAAGTTCTTCCGTGTGGCGAAGAGCTTCCTCAAGAAGCTGATCAACACGGAGTCGCCGGAGGCAGTACCGGAGGAAGTGGCGCATGTGTCGCCACTGTCCATCGGCGTGTTTCCCGGCCAGGAGAAGCTCGAAGATGAAGTTCAGGACGAGTCTCAGGAGAAGGCTCTGGATGATGCGGATCCGGATGCGTTGCCGGCAGACCTGGAGGCGCTAAGGCGCAACCAGGAACGCGCGGACGACGCCCGTCGGATGCACGAGCTGGAGAAGGCAGCGGCAAACGCAACTAACCCTCTGCCCGTGGCTGAACCAACCAACCAGCAAAAGCTGGCAGCCGCCAAGGAACGTCTCCAAGCAATCGTCGGCCACGGCCACAGCACGGACAAGCCGGAGTTCCATACGCCGCTGGACGAGGCGAAGGAAACCATCGTCGCCGTGCATACGGAGACCGGTGCCATCGTCCCCGATGCACAGAAGCTGGCTCGCCATCTTCGTCAGTCGGAGAAGCTCCAGAACTATGCGGGCTTCACAAAGTTCATCGAGCGCCTATCGGCCATCATCGACCAGCGGGGTCACTCGGTCGAGGATCTGATGAAGTTCATCGAGCACGGGGATCTGCCCATTGCGGATGACGGCTGCATCGTCATCTACAAGAAGTTGAACCGTGCAGAGAAGGGTGTCTTCGTCGATGTCCACACGGGCCGGATTCGCCAGAAAGTCGGCAGCTACGTCTATCTCTTGCCCAACCTGGTCGATCCGAATCGCCGCAACTCGTGCTCCAACGGCCTGCATGTGGGGGTCATGAGCTACGTGCGCAGCTTCAGCGGCAACGTGACGATCATGGCCAAGCTCCGCCCGGAAGATGTCTTCGCCGTGCCGCAGTACGAGCATACGAAAATGCGGGTGGCGGGCTACCACATCGTGGCCGAACTCCCGGACCGCCTGCGTCAACTGGTGGACTCGGGCACCTCGATCTCCGCCGATCCGGACGGTGCGGTGCTGCTCAACAACGTGCTGCGTGGCAACCACATCGGCATTAGCCAGACAGTGCGGGTCGGTGGCCACCAAGGCACGGACGTGACCTACACGGATGTGGCGGCCGCGCTCAAGGCCATCGAAAACACGCCGACTCCGTTCGGTACGGCCGAGGCGCTGAACATGGACGAAAAGCTAGAGGCCAAGTTGCCGACGGCGCCGGAGGTCAAGGCTGAAGACTTAGTGAGCCCTAAGTCTGACGTGGATACGCTGATCGACCAAGCGAACTCCGACGACGACGAAGACGGTGAGCTGGCCGACCGCTGCTTGGAGTGCGGTGCAGACAGTTCGGATGGCGAAGGCTTTGACGGTCTCTGTGGGGAGTGTGCTGACCGCGCAACCGCTCCTCAACAACCCATTGACGAAAAATCGTTAACTTCTATTATGTCAAATTACCCCAAAGAAACCTCGGGGGAAGACGTAGAAGTTACTTCTAAAACTGAGGGTAAGTTGAGCCAGAAGGAAAAGGCAGCCCAGCTCTACGAGCGCATGACCTCGGCAATGGACAAGGATGCCTGTGCAGCAGCGGCCCTTGAATTGTCGGAGTTCCGAAAGTCCACTCGTAAGGGTTGGACAGCTCTCGGACTCTCAGCCAATACCGCTGCTGAAGTATTGGACGCTCTTGGCTCAGAACCCAAGCCAGTAAACGCTCCCAAACCTGTGAAGGCCCAGAGCAAGCGCCCTGCCAAGGTGCAGAAAACTGAGACTCAGGGTAGCTCTGATTCCCAGACTCAAGCGTTAACCTTGCTCGGTCAAGGACTTAGCAACATCGAAGTAGCTCGGCAAACAGGTCTCTCAAAGGACCAGGTTTATCGCCTCAAGAAAAAGTTGTCTCAGTAGTTTGTGCGGAAAGCCACGGTAAACAGGGTTGACTTCCAAGATAGTTCTAGCCATGTCAAACTAGAGGTTATTTTGAGGAGAGTAATTCCTATGTCAGGCGTTTACCGAGCCAACCGAAAGGCGACGGATGACGACATCATCCGACTGAACAGCGTCGGACTGTCGTTATCCACCATTTCCAAGATGTTGGAGTGTCACCCAACAACCATCACCCTCCGATTGAAAGCCCTAGGGATCACACCTTCTGATACCCGAAGGACTTTCATGGAGGATGTCTTTAAGTCTTTAACTCCCAAACAACAGGATTGGCTGGCCAAACAGCTAGGGCCACACATCTCAATTAAAGATTTTGTGCGCAACCTGTTGGTAAA
Protein-coding sequences here:
- a CDS encoding ATP-binding protein — its product is MEVADAQGQATAATLGAQETVAVGMVEDAGFLMMLSSNLYSNQQLAMIREVLCNAWDANIEAGNIDTPLRITITESFELIIQDAGFGIPKEKFASVYGVYGGSTKKTNKAVTGGFGLGAKSPWAYVESFRVINQNQGTKTVYNLTKASVETGGLPAIQTVMSVPTEESGLTVKIQLQEEHVEQICLYIRYIVMHGDMNATFMREGHTEEPQVLAKLDLDPTPGSYDVNSERWYERYMGQHRLFVRYGAVIYPMLMTPGTTDAARLLLEFMEIVGFQKMVIQAAPGTLALTPSRESLSSSKMTENGITDLVVSLVARIEQDIIDKIPGAVARAIEKLQSGISRYHTLEDRASLTGFIEPHAVNRYLTNRIGAAKFAKYQRALSEAEQAGFKRHNVFNNKAATTAYHKLRTRIRGTSWQSVLQLKMAFARHFILRPLSRVFLANQALLNPQQMYHAKRFFWAGAVTKWQPLMNTVEVEEFDRIKTLIDRPTVFVTSRTRKLQKSIECYPEMSMVERPNTWVYKIEPRDKKKDAIVKAFTDAGMTVVDLTLNHDWDDGAAEVQEENERRNANRVKPVLAAAPTVTSKPGNALMSLTNVYDDEGNRKMDIYRIKQMKANLKTTDTPLFYIEADYVSSSGSLGSFGNYTDLSQEEKDHGVVVRNGVEKNMAIKRGAVIVDKYLGRKLFDAVQTPALATYLTKHRLGGVEEQFNVQPKHIELLQYLGIKLPGYDKLHVDAELERLYLRFMNVKVSTFGHYLSLSVDDLAPLFKLADLKLEEPAFVKTVQKLRRDEMIGRMLFAFSDPLDMIKKYPDRKAAIKSLVMSAMKGTQDEQ
- a CDS encoding helix-turn-helix domain-containing protein, whose protein sequence is MNNNLVTIVALSVDTRQAVLYFQDGSTLNMNQGDARLPGIVKDSKELLAKGLPAVVDITPVHIVRSEFGAAEKGTGGVIKFFRVAKSFLKKLINTESPEAVPEEVAHVSPLSIGVFPGQEKLEDEVQDESQEKALDDADPDALPADLEALRRNQERADDARRMHELEKAAANATNPLPVAEPTNQQKLAAAKERLQAIVGHGHSTDKPEFHTPLDEAKETIVAVHTETGAIVPDAQKLARHLRQSEKLQNYAGFTKFIERLSAIIDQRGHSVEDLMKFIEHGDLPIADDGCIVIYKKLNRAEKGVFVDVHTGRIRQKVGSYVYLLPNLVDPNRRNSCSNGLHVGVMSYVRSFSGNVTIMAKLRPEDVFAVPQYEHTKMRVAGYHIVAELPDRLRQLVDSGTSISADPDGAVLLNNVLRGNHIGISQTVRVGGHQGTDVTYTDVAAALKAIENTPTPFGTAEALNMDEKLEAKLPTAPEVKAEDLVSPKSDVDTLIDQANSDDDEDGELADRCLECGADSSDGEGFDGLCGECADRATAPQQPIDEKSLTSIMSNYPKETSGEDVEVTSKTEGKLSQKEKAAQLYERMTSAMDKDACAAAALELSEFRKSTRKGWTALGLSANTAAEVLDALGSEPKPVNAPKPVKAQSKRPAKVQKTETQGSSDSQTQALTLLGQGLSNIEVARQTGLSKDQVYRLKKKLSQ